A stretch of Pseudomonas sp. LS.1a DNA encodes these proteins:
- a CDS encoding YeiH family protein produces the protein MNTLALSATHQRIRTLAPGVVVSLIVGAAASFLSEHYAAPVMLFALLLGMALNFLAVDGPCKAGIEFTARTVLRLGVALLGMRITLDQIASLGWKPVVLVITLVVVTILASVVVAKVLGFSRLFGMLTGGATAICGASAALALAAALPQHPRKEHATLFTVIGVSALSTLAMILYPMIAQWLHLSPAQAGVFLGATIHDVAQVVGAGYSMSTETGDIATVVKLMRVAMLLPVIVCAAMITRRQGLEAGGQRPPLLPWFAVGFLLLACVNSTGWVPAAVQGGINDLSRGCLVVAISALGMKTQLKALASVGVKPIALMVGESVFLVLLVLALMRWVGTA, from the coding sequence ATGAATACACTGGCACTGAGCGCTACCCATCAGCGTATCCGCACCCTCGCCCCGGGAGTGGTGGTCAGCCTTATCGTCGGCGCGGCCGCCAGTTTCCTCAGCGAGCATTACGCGGCGCCGGTCATGCTGTTTGCCCTGCTGCTGGGGATGGCACTGAACTTTCTCGCGGTCGACGGCCCCTGCAAGGCCGGTATCGAATTTACCGCCCGCACGGTACTGCGCCTGGGTGTGGCGCTGCTTGGCATGCGCATCACCCTGGACCAGATCGCCAGCCTGGGCTGGAAACCCGTGGTCCTGGTCATCACCCTGGTGGTAGTGACGATCCTGGCCTCGGTGGTGGTGGCCAAGGTGCTGGGTTTTTCACGGCTGTTCGGCATGCTCACCGGCGGTGCCACGGCCATTTGCGGTGCCTCGGCGGCGCTGGCACTGGCAGCGGCCTTGCCCCAGCACCCGCGCAAAGAGCATGCAACGCTGTTCACCGTGATCGGCGTGTCGGCGCTGTCGACCCTGGCGATGATCCTCTACCCGATGATCGCCCAGTGGTTGCACCTGTCACCCGCGCAGGCCGGGGTCTTCCTCGGTGCGACCATCCACGACGTGGCGCAGGTGGTGGGGGCCGGCTACAGCATGTCCACCGAGACCGGTGACATCGCCACAGTGGTCAAGCTGATGCGGGTGGCCATGCTGTTGCCGGTCATTGTCTGCGCGGCCATGATCACCCGGCGCCAGGGCCTGGAGGCCGGTGGCCAGCGGCCGCCCTTGCTGCCATGGTTCGCCGTCGGCTTCCTGCTGCTGGCCTGCGTCAACAGCACAGGCTGGGTGCCCGCCGCGGTGCAGGGCGGTATCAACGACCTGTCGCGTGGCTGCCTGGTGGTGGCGATCAGTGCCCTGGGCATGAAAACCCAACTCAAGGCGCTGGCTTCGGTCGGGGTAAAACCCATTGCGCTGATGGTGGGGGAGAGCGTGTTTCTGGTGCTTTTGGTGCTGGCGTTGATGCGTTGGGTGGGTACGGCTTGA
- a CDS encoding AraC family transcriptional regulator, which translates to MPALVRAASLTNYLEVSRHLGLNPHALLAQVGLSAALLDDPNRRIPVASVITLLEASASATRCESFGLRMAELRQLSDFGEISLLLSHQRTLRDALQVIVQYRHLLNDALAIHIEEAGKTVVIREEVVNERAPCSRQATELAIGVMMRLCAALLGAHWHPVSANFTHAAPADLATHRRIFGCTLVFGSEFNGIVCPAADLDSASPQANDAMARLAQRYLDSLPAGGTPSLELELRKTIYLLLPMGRATIEQVAQTQGMNVRTLQRRLEESGLTFKDLINSVRRDLVMRYLENPGYSLGRIADMLGYSMPSSFTRWFIAQFGMPPASWRAQRDGQIVSGPPAA; encoded by the coding sequence ATGCCTGCCCTAGTCCGTGCCGCCAGTTTGACCAATTACCTTGAGGTGTCCCGCCACCTGGGCCTCAATCCCCATGCACTGTTGGCACAGGTTGGCCTCAGCGCCGCGTTGCTCGATGACCCCAACCGGCGGATCCCGGTTGCCAGCGTCATCACCTTGCTGGAGGCCTCCGCCAGCGCCACCCGCTGCGAAAGCTTCGGCCTGCGCATGGCCGAGTTGCGGCAACTGTCGGACTTCGGCGAAATCAGCCTGCTGCTCAGCCACCAACGCACCCTGCGTGATGCGCTGCAGGTGATCGTGCAGTACCGCCACCTGCTCAACGACGCCCTGGCCATCCATATCGAAGAAGCCGGCAAGACCGTGGTCATTCGCGAGGAGGTAGTCAACGAACGCGCGCCCTGCAGTCGCCAGGCCACCGAGCTTGCCATTGGCGTGATGATGCGCCTGTGCGCGGCACTGCTAGGTGCCCACTGGCACCCGGTCAGTGCCAACTTCACCCACGCGGCGCCTGCCGATCTGGCCACTCACCGGCGCATTTTCGGCTGCACGCTGGTGTTCGGCAGCGAGTTCAACGGCATCGTCTGCCCGGCCGCCGACCTCGACAGCGCCAGCCCGCAGGCCAACGATGCCATGGCGCGCCTGGCGCAACGCTATCTGGACAGCCTGCCGGCGGGCGGCACGCCGTCGCTGGAGCTGGAGCTACGCAAGACCATCTACCTGCTGCTGCCCATGGGCCGCGCCACCATCGAGCAGGTGGCACAGACCCAGGGCATGAACGTGCGCACCCTGCAGCGGCGCCTGGAAGAAAGCGGGTTGACCTTCAAGGACCTGATCAACAGCGTGCGCCGTGACCTGGTGATGCGCTACCTGGAAAACCCCGGCTATTCGCTGGGGCGTATCGCCGACATGCTGGGTTATTCGATGCCCAGCTCGTTCACCCGCTGGTTCATCGCCCAGTTCGGCATGCCGCCGGCCAGTTGGCGGGCACAGCGGGATGGACAGATTGTGTCAGGGCCACCAGCCGCCTGA
- a CDS encoding RBBP9/YdeN family alpha/beta hydrolase gives MEKLQTTATVLIVPGLRDHVAEHWQTLLAGRLAKVRSVPPLRVDGLCCTARVEAIQRELDQIEGEVILVAHSAGVLMVAHWAARYRRPIKGALLAAPPDLSAQWPAHYPSPTSLAERGWSPLPLEPLPFPSIVAASSNDHLASLSAASTLAQGWGSELVALGAVGHLNPASGFGPWPQAEAFIQRLDQPNLL, from the coding sequence GTGGAAAAACTGCAAACCACTGCCACCGTGCTGATCGTCCCCGGCCTGCGCGACCATGTCGCCGAGCACTGGCAGACCCTGCTCGCAGGCCGCCTGGCCAAGGTGCGCAGCGTACCGCCACTGCGGGTCGATGGCCTGTGCTGCACGGCCCGGGTCGAGGCGATCCAGCGCGAGCTGGACCAGATCGAAGGTGAAGTGATTCTGGTAGCCCACAGTGCTGGCGTGCTGATGGTCGCCCACTGGGCGGCGCGCTACCGGCGGCCGATCAAGGGTGCATTGCTGGCGGCGCCACCTGACCTGAGCGCGCAATGGCCGGCCCACTACCCAAGCCCGACCAGCCTGGCCGAGCGCGGCTGGTCGCCATTACCCCTTGAGCCGCTGCCATTCCCCAGCATTGTCGCGGCCAGCAGCAATGATCACCTGGCCAGCCTTAGCGCGGCCAGCACCCTGGCCCAAGGCTGGGGTAGCGAACTGGTCGCACTGGGGGCTGTCGGCCACCTCAATCCGGCCTCCGGCTTCGGCCCCTGGCCGCAGGCCGAGGCCTTCATCCAGCGACTGGACCAGCCCAACCTGCTATAG
- a CDS encoding DUF1302 domain-containing protein, with protein MPEHRIHRAVKPQRCLLACAIGLLTLPAAQAFEVDTGNENWAVRFDNTVKYNYGVRTESADKRMLGTPNSNDGDYNFRKAGTNITNRVDLLTELDVVYQGNTGFRVSTASWYDKAYDNTGSNSNPFVNGNGGQSGINPSLNGLPGTGVPLGSPHLSNYAQRYYSGPSGEVLDAFVFFSREVGEASQVSAKLGQHNLFWGETLLNPVHSLSYGQSGLDLAKLAASPGTEAKELFVPRNQLSTSFLVNSELTLGAQYFFDWDAARLPEAGTYYGGSDVVGEGAQSFLLGHTGTPGLIPVRGALTTIRRGHDLKPGKSGDWGIMAKWSPEWLGGTLGFYYRKTSEILPQAWLDARGMTVANGPFGNPPGSRQGAVGNLYNSLQSTTYQFAYADDIDIYGLSLSRDVGGISVGSDLNIRHNMPLASIPAIVSAPGQGGLGGGFGLLPARLPGSGVVYDVPKDGDSLSATGDTLHWTLNGLMTIGDTPLFDSATLLGELFYSNLLKLDSHNEALYKGKSSYRGIDKATRDNWGIAVNFTPTWYQVLPGMDLSMPLSVNVGLDGVSPVQGGGAENTGNYAVGVSAAIYNQYFVDLKYVDSFGETKACKDGQTDGSTPNALDGEQDYTCYGGGYASFSGGGATTEDRGALYLTVKTTF; from the coding sequence ATGCCAGAACACCGCATTCACCGTGCTGTGAAACCACAGCGCTGCCTGCTCGCCTGCGCCATCGGCCTGCTCACGCTGCCCGCTGCCCAGGCGTTCGAAGTCGATACCGGCAATGAAAACTGGGCCGTGCGCTTCGACAACACCGTCAAGTACAACTATGGCGTGCGCACCGAAAGCGCCGACAAGCGCATGCTGGGCACGCCGAACAGCAACGACGGTGACTACAACTTCCGCAAGGCCGGCACCAACATCACCAACCGGGTCGACCTGCTGACCGAACTGGACGTGGTCTACCAGGGCAACACCGGGTTCCGCGTCAGCACCGCCAGCTGGTACGACAAGGCCTATGACAACACCGGTTCCAATAGCAACCCGTTCGTCAACGGCAACGGCGGCCAGTCCGGCATCAACCCCAGCCTCAATGGCTTGCCCGGCACCGGTGTGCCGCTGGGCAGCCCGCACCTGAGCAACTACGCCCAGCGTTACTACAGCGGCCCGTCCGGTGAAGTGCTGGACGCCTTCGTGTTCTTCAGCCGTGAAGTCGGCGAGGCCTCGCAGGTCAGCGCCAAGCTGGGCCAGCACAACCTGTTCTGGGGTGAAACCCTGCTCAACCCGGTGCATTCGCTGAGCTACGGCCAGTCCGGCCTCGATCTGGCCAAGCTGGCCGCCTCGCCGGGCACCGAGGCCAAGGAGCTGTTCGTACCGCGCAACCAGCTGTCGACCTCGTTCCTGGTCAACTCCGAACTGACCCTGGGCGCCCAGTACTTCTTCGACTGGGACGCAGCCCGCCTGCCCGAAGCCGGTACCTACTATGGCGGCTCGGACGTGGTAGGCGAGGGCGCCCAAAGCTTCCTGCTCGGCCACACCGGCACCCCGGGGCTGATCCCGGTGCGCGGCGCGCTGACCACCATCCGCCGTGGCCATGACCTGAAACCGGGCAAGAGCGGCGACTGGGGCATCATGGCCAAGTGGTCGCCCGAGTGGCTGGGCGGCACCCTCGGCTTCTACTACCGCAAGACCTCCGAAATTCTCCCGCAGGCCTGGCTCGACGCACGTGGCATGACCGTCGCCAACGGCCCGTTCGGCAACCCACCGGGCAGTCGTCAGGGCGCTGTCGGCAACCTGTACAACTCGCTGCAAAGCACTACCTACCAGTTCGCCTACGCCGACGACATCGACATCTACGGCCTGAGCCTGTCCAGGGATGTGGGCGGCATCAGTGTCGGCAGCGACCTGAACATCCGCCACAACATGCCGCTGGCGAGCATCCCGGCAATCGTCAGCGCCCCCGGCCAGGGTGGCCTGGGCGGCGGCTTCGGCCTGCTGCCGGCACGCCTGCCTGGCAGCGGGGTGGTCTACGACGTGCCCAAGGATGGCGACAGCCTGAGCGCCACCGGTGACACCCTGCACTGGACCTTGAACGGCCTGATGACCATTGGTGACACGCCGCTGTTCGATTCGGCAACCCTGCTTGGCGAACTGTTCTACAGCAACCTGCTCAAGCTCGATAGCCACAACGAGGCCTTGTACAAGGGCAAGAGCAGCTACCGCGGCATCGACAAGGCCACCCGCGACAACTGGGGCATCGCCGTCAATTTTACCCCTACCTGGTACCAGGTGCTGCCGGGCATGGACCTGAGCATGCCGCTGTCGGTCAACGTTGGTCTGGACGGCGTGTCGCCGGTGCAGGGCGGTGGCGCCGAGAACACCGGCAACTATGCGGTAGGCGTGAGCGCCGCGATCTACAACCAGTACTTCGTCGACCTCAAGTACGTCGACAGTTTCGGTGAGACCAAGGCCTGCAAGGACGGCCAGACCGACGGCAGCACCCCCAACGCCCTGGACGGCGAACAGGATTACACCTGCTACGGCGGCGGCTACGCCTCCTTCTCCGGCGGTGGTGCCACCACCGAGGACCGTGGCGCCCTGTACCTGACCGTCAAGACGACCTTCTGA
- a CDS encoding DUF1329 domain-containing protein, with protein sequence MNFVRTLLASCLSLAALSAAQAAVSTDQAARLGTSLTVIGAEKAGNADGSIPAYQGGLLTPPASYQSGASMRPDPFASDKPLLVIDGKNAEQYKGQLTATTLELLKRYPSYRVDVYPTHRSVALPQAVLDNTRKNATGANSKEGGTAVDNVLPGIPFPIPQNGAEAMWNFLLRYQGVSMTAKYDSWNVDAAGKPSLSTTGQANISYPIYEDMAKPIGAKDTYYQMKLVYTGPARRAGEAMMLRDAANPLVQPRSAWQYLPGQRRVKLAPNLAYDTPNPGTSGSGTYDDVFVFNGALDRYDWTLVGKQEMYVPYNTYQLTYNTDVKQVITPNHLAPQFVRWEKHRVWVVEGKLKDGARHIYHKRRFYLDEDSWIALASDQYDARGQLYRGSFAFLTQSYDKQTPDATPFMIYDLIGGTYNLNGVVGAYGGIRYIDPLSKTQWSPESLAGNGIR encoded by the coding sequence ATGAATTTCGTACGTACCCTGCTGGCCTCGTGCCTGTCACTGGCCGCCCTGAGTGCTGCCCAGGCCGCCGTTTCCACTGACCAGGCCGCGCGCCTGGGCACCAGCCTGACCGTCATTGGCGCGGAAAAGGCCGGCAACGCCGATGGCTCGATCCCGGCCTACCAGGGCGGCCTGCTGACGCCGCCGGCCAGCTACCAGAGCGGCGCCAGCATGCGCCCCGACCCGTTCGCCAGCGACAAGCCGCTGCTGGTCATCGATGGCAAGAACGCCGAGCAGTACAAGGGCCAGCTGACCGCCACCACCCTGGAACTGCTCAAGCGCTACCCCAGCTACCGCGTCGATGTGTACCCGACCCACCGTAGCGTGGCGCTGCCGCAAGCGGTACTCGACAACACCCGCAAGAACGCCACTGGCGCCAACAGCAAGGAGGGTGGCACTGCGGTAGACAATGTGCTGCCCGGCATACCGTTCCCGATCCCGCAGAACGGCGCCGAGGCCATGTGGAACTTCCTGCTGCGCTACCAGGGCGTGAGCATGACTGCCAAGTACGACTCGTGGAACGTCGACGCCGCCGGCAAGCCATCACTCTCGACCACCGGCCAGGCCAATATCAGCTACCCGATCTACGAGGACATGGCCAAGCCGATCGGTGCCAAGGACACCTACTACCAGATGAAGCTGGTGTACACCGGGCCCGCACGCCGTGCCGGCGAAGCGATGATGCTGCGCGATGCCGCCAACCCGCTGGTGCAGCCACGCAGCGCCTGGCAGTACCTGCCGGGCCAGCGCCGGGTCAAGCTGGCACCGAACCTGGCATACGACACGCCCAACCCGGGTACCTCGGGTTCGGGTACCTACGATGACGTGTTCGTCTTCAACGGTGCGCTGGACCGCTACGACTGGACCCTGGTCGGCAAGCAGGAAATGTACGTGCCGTACAACACCTATCAGCTGACCTACAACACCGACGTCAAGCAGGTGATCACCCCCAACCACCTGGCGCCACAGTTCGTGCGCTGGGAGAAACACCGGGTGTGGGTGGTGGAAGGCAAGCTCAAGGACGGTGCACGGCATATCTACCACAAGCGCCGCTTCTACCTCGACGAAGACAGCTGGATCGCCCTGGCCTCGGACCAGTACGACGCCCGTGGCCAGCTGTACCGCGGCTCGTTCGCCTTCCTCACCCAGAGCTACGACAAACAGACCCCGGACGCCACGCCGTTCATGATCTACGACCTGATCGGCGGCACCTACAACCTCAATGGTGTAGTCGGAGCCTACGGCGGCATCCGCTACATCGACCCGCTGTCGAAAACCCAGTGGTCGCCCGAGTCGCTGGCCGGCAATGGCATCCGCTGA
- a CDS encoding WD40/YVTN/BNR-like repeat-containing protein, with amino-acid sequence MSVFKRCSVVVLTLAALQGAAQAAPFTDVLDLPAMPSALVASSALRDVTQAGQRLVAVGPRGHIVYSDDHGAHWQQAQVPVSADLNAVSFATPELGWAVGHDGVVLHSRDGGVHWQKQLDGRALAEQLPGTGSDNALLDVWFSDARNGYAVGVFNLLLRTVDGGEHWQPWLDHSDNPQGLHLTSLAAVGDELYITGEQGLLLKQDGERFSRVETPYAGTLFGAVGKPGVLLVYGLRGHAYRSTDGGQQWQAVSSSVNTSLTAAGVDRDGQLWLASQAGDLLLSRDDGASFRPVPQSARGPVTALATDTGNGLVLVGERGVRNQAGNPTLHP; translated from the coding sequence ATGTCTGTCTTCAAACGATGCAGCGTGGTCGTTCTGACCTTGGCCGCGCTGCAGGGCGCGGCCCAGGCGGCGCCCTTCACCGATGTGCTGGACCTGCCCGCGATGCCCAGCGCCCTGGTCGCCAGCAGCGCCTTGCGCGATGTAACCCAAGCCGGGCAGCGCCTGGTTGCGGTGGGCCCGCGTGGGCACATTGTGTATTCCGATGACCACGGCGCGCACTGGCAGCAAGCCCAGGTGCCGGTCAGCGCCGACCTCAATGCCGTGAGCTTCGCCACGCCCGAACTGGGCTGGGCAGTGGGCCACGATGGCGTGGTGCTGCACAGCCGCGATGGCGGCGTGCACTGGCAGAAGCAGCTGGATGGCCGGGCGCTGGCCGAACAACTGCCGGGCACGGGTAGCGACAATGCCTTGCTCGACGTGTGGTTCAGCGATGCCCGCAATGGCTATGCGGTCGGAGTGTTCAACCTGCTGTTGCGTACCGTTGACGGCGGCGAGCACTGGCAGCCCTGGCTCGACCACAGCGATAACCCGCAAGGCCTGCACCTGACCAGCCTGGCCGCGGTGGGGGACGAGCTGTACATCACCGGCGAGCAAGGCCTGCTGCTGAAGCAGGACGGCGAGCGCTTCAGCCGTGTCGAAACACCCTACGCCGGCACGCTGTTCGGGGCTGTCGGCAAGCCCGGCGTACTGCTGGTCTATGGCCTGCGTGGGCATGCCTACCGCAGCACCGACGGCGGCCAGCAATGGCAAGCAGTCAGCAGCAGTGTGAACACCAGCCTCACCGCCGCTGGTGTCGACCGTGACGGCCAGCTGTGGCTGGCCAGCCAGGCCGGCGACCTGCTGCTCAGCCGGGACGATGGCGCCAGCTTCCGCCCGGTGCCGCAAAGCGCCCGTGGCCCGGTGACCGCGCTCGCCACCGATACCGGCAACGGCCTGGTACTGGTCGGCGAGCGGGGCGTGCGCAACCAGGCCGGTAACCCCACGCTGCACCCATAA
- a CDS encoding efflux RND transporter permease subunit, translating into MAATRQDTLPVIRNLDDFDPRSGNGLERLVFNHRLPFLLCMLLATLVLGYMALTRLELRPSFDKMLPQSHPYIQNYLENRPSLRGLGNAVRVVVENTQGDIFDPDYLQTLRHINDELFLSQGVDRAWVKSLWSPAVRWTEVTEEGFQGGPVMPDGYQGVAGDIEQLRQNIERANIVGSLVARDFKSSMLIVPLLDQDSATGKGLDYHAFSQKLEQLRSQYQASGQYRIHVIGFAKLMGDLIDGLIQVMAFFALAVLTSLLIIYCYTRCVRSTLLVVLCSLTAVVWQLGIVAWLGYAIDPYSILVPFLIFAIGVSHAAQKMNGILQDIGRGTHRQVAARYTFRRLFVAGVTALLADAVGFAVLMLIDIPVIQDLAITASIGVAVLIFTSLLLMPVALSYVGVGRKAAERALEIDARWGCNAAPINPWGLLDRFTERKWASAALLVALALGAIGIWGSLQLKIGDLDSGAPELRADSRYNLDNAYITQHYALSSDTFAVMVKTAPEGCLQYQTLVLADRLAWQLQQLPGVQTTVSLANAVRQITAGTYEGNPRLNSLQRNQDVLNYAAQQASVNAPELFNNDCSLMPVIAYLKDHRADTLAQVAAVAERFAQANSSAEQQFLLAAGSAGIEAATNVVVREANHRMLLLVYLAVTLFCLFTFRSWRATLVAILPLMLTSVLCEALMVAMGIGVKVATLPVIALGVGIGVDYALYLLSVQLHYQRAGLSLAQAYRKAVAFTGRVVGLVGITLAAGVVGWAWSPIKFQADMGLLLTFMFLWNMLGALVLIPALSHFLLRGQAAPAPAEAQATPLPQTQETECSPHV; encoded by the coding sequence ATGGCCGCTACCCGCCAAGACACCCTTCCGGTAATCCGTAATCTCGACGATTTCGACCCACGCTCGGGCAACGGCCTGGAGCGCCTGGTGTTCAACCATCGCCTGCCGTTCCTGCTGTGCATGCTGCTGGCGACCTTGGTGCTGGGCTACATGGCGCTGACCCGCCTGGAGCTGCGCCCCAGTTTCGACAAGATGCTGCCGCAGAGCCATCCCTACATCCAGAACTACCTGGAAAACCGCCCATCGCTGCGTGGCCTGGGCAACGCAGTGCGGGTGGTGGTGGAGAACACCCAGGGCGACATCTTCGACCCGGACTACCTGCAGACCCTGCGTCACATCAACGACGAACTGTTCCTCAGCCAGGGCGTGGACCGGGCCTGGGTGAAGTCGCTGTGGAGCCCGGCGGTGCGCTGGACCGAGGTGACCGAGGAGGGCTTCCAGGGCGGCCCGGTGATGCCCGACGGTTACCAGGGCGTGGCGGGTGACATCGAACAATTACGGCAGAACATCGAGCGCGCCAACATCGTCGGCAGCCTGGTGGCGCGCGACTTCAAGTCGAGCATGCTGATCGTGCCGCTGCTCGACCAGGACTCGGCCACTGGCAAAGGCCTCGACTACCATGCCTTCTCGCAAAAGCTCGAACAACTGCGCAGCCAATACCAGGCCAGCGGCCAGTACCGCATCCATGTCATCGGCTTTGCCAAGCTGATGGGTGACCTGATCGACGGGCTGATCCAGGTGATGGCGTTCTTCGCCCTGGCGGTGCTGACCAGCCTGCTGATCATCTACTGCTATACCCGTTGTGTGCGCAGCACCTTGCTGGTGGTGCTGTGTTCGCTGACTGCGGTGGTGTGGCAACTGGGCATCGTCGCCTGGCTGGGCTACGCCATCGACCCGTATTCGATCCTGGTGCCGTTCCTGATCTTCGCCATTGGCGTATCCCACGCGGCGCAGAAGATGAACGGCATCCTCCAGGACATCGGCCGTGGCACCCACCGCCAGGTGGCGGCGCGCTATACCTTCCGCCGCCTGTTCGTGGCCGGGGTGACCGCGTTGCTGGCCGATGCGGTGGGTTTTGCCGTGTTGATGCTGATCGACATCCCGGTGATCCAGGACCTGGCGATCACCGCCAGCATCGGCGTGGCGGTACTGATCTTCACCTCGCTGCTGCTGATGCCGGTGGCGCTGTCTTATGTAGGTGTTGGCCGCAAGGCTGCCGAGCGGGCCCTGGAAATTGATGCTCGTTGGGGCTGCAACGCAGCCCCAATCAATCCATGGGGCCTGCTCGACCGCTTCACCGAACGCAAATGGGCCAGCGCCGCACTGCTGGTGGCCCTGGCCTTGGGCGCCATCGGCATCTGGGGCAGCCTGCAATTGAAAATCGGCGACCTCGACAGCGGTGCCCCCGAGCTGCGTGCCGACTCCCGCTACAACCTCGACAACGCCTACATCACCCAGCACTACGCGCTGTCCAGCGATACCTTCGCGGTCATGGTCAAGACCGCTCCGGAAGGCTGCCTGCAATACCAGACGCTGGTCCTTGCCGACCGCCTGGCCTGGCAGCTGCAGCAATTGCCGGGTGTGCAGACCACCGTGTCGCTGGCCAACGCAGTGCGCCAGATCACCGCTGGCACCTACGAAGGCAACCCGCGCCTGAACAGCCTGCAGCGCAACCAGGATGTGCTCAACTACGCCGCCCAGCAGGCCTCGGTCAACGCCCCGGAGCTGTTCAACAACGACTGCTCGCTGATGCCGGTAATCGCCTACCTCAAGGACCATCGCGCTGACACCCTGGCCCAGGTGGCTGCCGTGGCCGAGCGCTTTGCCCAGGCCAACAGCAGCGCCGAACAGCAGTTCCTGCTGGCCGCCGGCAGTGCCGGTATCGAGGCCGCCACCAACGTGGTGGTCCGCGAGGCCAACCACCGCATGCTGTTGCTGGTGTACCTGGCGGTCACGCTGTTCTGCCTGTTCACCTTCCGCAGCTGGCGCGCCACGCTGGTGGCGATCCTGCCGCTGATGCTCACCTCGGTGCTGTGCGAGGCGCTGATGGTGGCCATGGGCATTGGCGTCAAGGTCGCCACCTTGCCGGTGATCGCCCTGGGCGTGGGCATAGGCGTGGACTACGCGCTGTACCTGCTCAGCGTGCAGCTGCACTACCAGCGCGCCGGGCTGAGCCTGGCCCAGGCCTACCGGAAAGCCGTGGCCTTCACCGGCCGGGTGGTGGGGCTGGTCGGCATTACCCTGGCGGCCGGCGTGGTCGGCTGGGCCTGGTCGCCGATCAAGTTCCAGGCCGACATGGGCCTGCTGCTGACCTTCATGTTCCTGTGGAACATGCTCGGCGCGCTGGTGCTGATCCCTGCATTGTCGCATTTCCTCCTGCGTGGCCAGGCCGCCCCGGCGCCTGCCGAGGCCCAGGCCACGCCGCTTCCGCAAACCCAAGAAACCGAGTGCTCGCCTCATGTCTGA